Proteins from one Nicotiana tabacum cultivar K326 chromosome 23, ASM71507v2, whole genome shotgun sequence genomic window:
- the LOC142177452 gene encoding transcription factor RAX1-like encodes MGRTPCCDKTKVKRGQWSPEEDEILKNYILKYGTSAGNWITLPHRAGLKRCGKSCRLRWLNYLRPDIKLGNFTREEDNIICSLYTQLGSRWSIIASKLPGRTDNDVKNHWNTKLKKKLLTPNANNFDDSKQVFHSSSMIPKEEEQQAAYSPIQFPFPNWDSAGFSSILNNNKNMVQHDQKQFPLSRFTQDYSKISTSREESMIFGSSSVEMHENIDLAWFNTFEGFPMGDEIMGAGIWNQQSVLEDIDFPVTFS; translated from the exons ATGGGAAGGACACCTTGTTGTGACAAGACAAAGGTGAAAAGAGGACAATGGTCTCCAGAGGAAGATGAAATTCTCAAGAATTATATCCTCAAATATGGCACTAGTGCTGGCAATTGGATTACCCTTCCTCACAGAGCTG GCCTAAAGCGCTGCGGCAAGAGTTGCCGGTTAAGATGGCTGAATTATTTGAGACCAGATATCAAACTTGGAAATTTTACACGAGAGGAGGACAACATTATCTGCTCTCTCTACACTCAACTTGGAAGCAG ATGGTCTATTATAGCATCTAAGCTACCGGGAAGAACAGACAATGATGTGAAAAATCATTGGAATACCAAATTGAAGAAGAAGTTACTAACACCAAATGCAAACAACTTTGATGATAGCAAACAAGTTTTTCATTCCTCATCAATGATACCAAAAGAGGAAGAACAACAAGCAGCCTATTCTCCAATACAATTTCCATTTCCAAATTGGGACTCTGCTGGATTCAGTAGTattctcaataataacaaaaacatGGTTCAACATGACCAAAAACAATTTCCTCTTTCAAGATTCACTCAAGACTATTCCAAGATTTCGACTTCTCGAGAAGAATCGATGATTTTTGGATCTTCATCAGTTGAAATGCATGAGAATATTGATCTAGCATGGTTTAATACATTTGAGGGGTTTCCTATGGGTGATGAAATTATGGGTGCAGGCATATGGAATCAACAATCAGTTCTTGAAGATATTGATTTTCCAGTCACTTTCAGCTGA
- the LOC107828441 gene encoding vacuolar protein sorting-associated protein 32 homolog 1-like has product MFPRLFGKPKQETNALATLDKLNETLEMLEKKEKVLLKKAAGEVEKAKEFTRAKNKRAAIQCLKRKRLYEQQIEQLGNFQLRIHDQMIMLEGAKATTETVDALRTGAAAMKAMQKATNIDDVDKTMDEINEQTENMKLIQEALATPIGSAADFDEDELEAELEELEGAELEEQLLQPATTAPVAPINVPAGRQQVRPAAQKTEEDELAALQAEMAL; this is encoded by the exons atgttTCCCCGACTCTTTGGAAAACCTAAACAAGAAACAAATGCTCTAGCTACACTAGACAAGCTAAACGAG ACTCTTGAGATGCTTGAGAAAAAGGAGAAAGTTTTACTGAAGAAGGCTGCTGGTGAGGTTGAAAAAGCTAAGGAATTTACTAGAGCGAAAAACAAAAGGG ctGCAATACAATGTTTGAAAAGGAAAAGGCTTTATGAGCAGCAAATTGAGCAGCTTGGAAACTTTCAATTGCGTATTCATGATCAG ATGATAATGTTAGAAGGTGCAAAAGCCACAACGGAGACTGTTGATGCTTTAAGAACTGGAGCAGCTGCTATGAAAGCTATGCAGAAGGCAAC GAATATTGATGATGTCGACAAAACCATGGATGAGATCAACGAGCAAACAGAGAATATGAAACTGATTCAGGAAGCATTGGCAACACCAATTGGTTCAGCTGCTGATTTTGATGAA GATGAGTTGGAGGCAGAGCTTGAAGAACTGGAAGGAGCTGAGTTGGAGGAGCAGCTCCTTCAGCCAGCTACAACCGCTCCTGTCGCGCCAATTAATGTACCTGCTGGTAGGCAACAAGTGCGTCCTGCTGCTCAGAAGACAGAAGAAGATGAGCTTGCTGCTTTGCAGGCTGAAATGGCTCTTTGA